Proteins encoded together in one Chryseobacterium taklimakanense window:
- the uvrC gene encoding excinuclease ABC subunit UvrC, whose amino-acid sequence MNSDLELQLKTLPSDPGVYRYYDRNGQLLYVGKAKNIKKRVLSYFNKNLSGYRTRIMVGKIQRLETTIVPSEYDALLLENNLIKEHQPFYNVMMKDDKTYPWICIKNEDFPRIFLTRTIIKDGSEYYGPYAKVRPAKILLDTIKHIYKLRTCNLNLAPEKIAEGKYKVCLEYHIKNCKGPCEQLESKEDYDKKIEAIRGIIKGDFRLAKNYLVDEMTSYASNLEYENAQMVKERLDLLEDYQAKHTVVNPSINDVDVFGMTSDETAAYVNYFKIQNGNIIQSYTTEIKKIIEETDEEILEEALIEIRRKFDSDSREILLPFHLNFEIPGVKLIVPKVGDKKRIVELSEKNAKEYRLEKLKQVQIVDPERHTNRIMAEMQKLLRMPAEPRHIEGFDNSNIQGTNPVSACVVFKDGKPSKADYRIFHPKTVDGPNDFATMEEVIYRRYKRLLDEGEPLPQLILIDGGKGQLSSAVKSLKLLGLYGKITIIGIAKRLEEIFFPEDSIPLYLDKKSETLKILQRVRDEAHRFGVKHHRTRRKNSTIKTELEEIPGVGEKSIELLFSKLKSVKRIKEAPIEILEEILGKSKGKIVWEYFNSN is encoded by the coding sequence GTGAACTCCGATCTCGAACTTCAACTGAAAACCCTGCCTTCCGATCCCGGCGTGTACCGTTATTACGACAGAAACGGGCAGCTGCTGTATGTCGGTAAGGCAAAAAATATAAAAAAACGCGTCCTTTCTTATTTCAACAAGAATCTCTCAGGTTACCGCACGAGGATTATGGTGGGCAAAATACAACGGCTGGAAACCACGATTGTTCCCAGTGAATACGATGCGCTGTTGCTGGAAAACAATCTGATCAAGGAACATCAGCCGTTTTATAACGTGATGATGAAGGACGACAAAACCTATCCGTGGATCTGCATCAAAAACGAAGATTTTCCGCGCATTTTCCTCACCAGAACGATTATAAAAGACGGTTCGGAATATTATGGCCCTTACGCCAAAGTGCGCCCGGCAAAAATCCTGCTCGATACCATTAAACATATTTACAAACTAAGAACGTGCAACCTGAACCTGGCTCCTGAAAAAATTGCCGAAGGAAAATATAAAGTCTGCCTGGAATATCACATCAAAAACTGCAAAGGCCCGTGCGAGCAGCTTGAAAGCAAGGAAGATTACGATAAAAAAATAGAAGCCATCCGCGGGATCATCAAAGGGGATTTCCGGCTTGCAAAGAATTATCTGGTGGATGAAATGACCTCTTATGCATCAAATCTTGAGTACGAAAATGCACAAATGGTGAAGGAACGCCTCGATTTACTGGAAGATTATCAGGCGAAACACACGGTTGTAAATCCCAGCATCAATGATGTGGATGTTTTCGGGATGACCAGCGATGAGACGGCGGCCTATGTGAATTATTTCAAGATCCAGAACGGAAATATCATCCAAAGTTACACCACGGAAATAAAGAAAATAATTGAGGAAACCGACGAAGAAATCCTGGAAGAAGCGCTGATCGAGATACGCCGGAAATTTGATTCTGACTCCAGGGAAATTTTGCTTCCGTTTCATTTGAATTTTGAAATTCCGGGCGTTAAACTGATTGTCCCAAAAGTGGGCGACAAAAAACGCATCGTGGAACTTTCAGAAAAAAATGCCAAAGAATACCGCCTCGAAAAGCTGAAACAGGTGCAGATTGTAGATCCGGAACGCCACACCAACCGCATCATGGCAGAAATGCAGAAACTGCTGCGAATGCCGGCCGAGCCGCGCCATATCGAAGGTTTCGACAATTCCAATATCCAAGGGACAAATCCGGTTTCGGCGTGCGTGGTTTTCAAAGACGGCAAACCTTCCAAAGCGGATTACAGGATCTTCCACCCGAAAACTGTAGACGGGCCGAACGATTTCGCCACGATGGAAGAAGTGATTTACCGCCGCTACAAAAGGCTCCTGGATGAAGGTGAGCCGCTGCCGCAATTAATATTAATCGACGGCGGAAAAGGCCAGCTCTCTTCTGCCGTGAAAAGTTTAAAACTGCTCGGGCTTTACGGAAAAATTACCATTATCGGCATTGCAAAACGTTTGGAGGAAATTTTCTTCCCGGAAGATTCAATTCCTTTGTACCTGGACAAAAAATCTGAAACCCTGAAAATCCTGCAGCGCGTGCGTGACGAAGCCCACCGTTTCGGCGTAAAACACCACCGCACGAGAAGGAAAAATTCAACCATAAAAACAGAGCTGGAGGAAATTCCTGGCGTCGGTGAAAAATCCATCGAACTGCTCTTCAGCAAATTAAAATCCGTTAAAAGAATTAAGGAAGCGCCGATTGAGATTTTGGAAGAAATCCTCGGGAAATCTAAAGGCAAAATTGTTTGGGAATATTTTAATTCGAATTAA
- the hutH gene encoding histidine ammonia-lyase, which yields MIYGIDTFTFHDVLEIAKNPSKAKLNSQAKDQILNSKKNVQKIVESDRTVYGINTGFGPLCDVKISEEETAQLQHNLVISHAVGVGKPIDKELSKIMMIAKVHALSKGFSGVSLEVIERLILMLEKDIIPVIPEQGSVGASGDLAPLAHMVLPLLGLGQVWENGVPAETAVIFEKNNLEPLKLGPKEGLGLINGTQFILAHAIKGLEKMEYLLDLADLTAAMSLEAYRGSASPFKKELHEIRPFEGSKKVAARMVKFLENSENLKSHEFCDRVQDPYSFRCVPQVHGASRNAFEHLRQMAETELNSVTDNPIVLSAEESISGGNFHGQLMALPLDYATLATAELGNISDRRSYLLLEGKFGLPRLLTESSGLNSGFMIPQYTSAALVTENKTLCFPASADSVPTSLGQEDHVSMGSISGRKFNQVLDNLVNILAVELMFAAQGLEFRRPAKCSKIVEENYAILRSKVAKLEDDRLIGNDMLAIAELIRNRKFVVN from the coding sequence ATGATTTACGGTATAGATACTTTCACTTTTCACGATGTTTTGGAGATCGCCAAAAACCCTTCAAAAGCCAAACTCAACTCGCAGGCAAAAGACCAGATTCTGAATTCCAAGAAAAATGTTCAGAAAATTGTAGAGTCGGACCGCACGGTTTATGGCATCAACACCGGTTTCGGGCCGTTGTGCGATGTGAAAATTTCTGAGGAGGAAACGGCACAGCTTCAGCATAATCTTGTTATTTCTCACGCAGTAGGTGTCGGAAAACCGATTGATAAGGAACTTTCGAAAATTATGATGATAGCAAAGGTTCACGCTTTGTCCAAAGGATTTTCCGGCGTTTCTCTGGAAGTGATTGAGCGTCTGATTTTGATGCTTGAAAAAGATATCATCCCCGTAATTCCGGAACAGGGAAGTGTGGGCGCTTCGGGCGATTTGGCACCGTTGGCGCACATGGTTTTGCCGCTGCTCGGGCTGGGACAGGTTTGGGAAAACGGGGTTCCGGCAGAAACTGCTGTAATTTTCGAAAAAAATAATCTTGAACCTTTAAAATTAGGGCCGAAAGAGGGTTTGGGCCTCATCAACGGGACGCAATTCATTCTCGCACACGCCATCAAAGGTTTGGAAAAAATGGAATATTTGCTGGATCTGGCGGATCTCACCGCAGCGATGTCGCTCGAGGCGTATCGCGGTTCTGCAAGTCCGTTTAAAAAAGAACTGCACGAAATCCGTCCGTTTGAGGGAAGCAAAAAAGTGGCCGCCAGAATGGTGAAATTCCTTGAAAATTCCGAAAATTTGAAATCTCACGAGTTTTGCGACCGTGTTCAAGATCCGTATTCTTTCCGTTGTGTGCCGCAGGTGCACGGCGCAAGCAGAAATGCTTTTGAACATCTTCGTCAAATGGCAGAAACTGAACTGAATTCCGTAACCGATAACCCAATCGTTTTAAGCGCGGAAGAATCCATTTCCGGAGGGAATTTCCACGGGCAACTGATGGCGCTGCCTTTGGATTATGCGACGTTGGCGACGGCAGAACTGGGAAATATTTCGGACAGAAGAAGTTATCTGTTGCTTGAAGGAAAATTCGGTCTGCCAAGATTATTGACGGAAAGTTCAGGTTTGAATTCCGGTTTTATGATTCCGCAATATACTTCTGCGGCGTTGGTTACGGAGAATAAAACGCTTTGTTTTCCGGCTTCGGCAGATTCTGTTCCGACGAGCCTTGGGCAGGAAGACCACGTTTCTATGGGCAGCATTTCTGGCCGGAAATTCAACCAGGTTTTGGATAATTTGGTGAATATCTTAGCGGTTGAGCTCATGTTCGCAGCACAAGGTTTGGAATTCCGACGCCCGGCAAAATGCTCAAAAATTGTGGAAGAAAATTACGCGATCCTTCGTTCCAAAGTTGCCAAACTGGAAGATGACCGTTTGATCGGAAACGATATGCTCGCGATTGCGGAGTTGATCAGGAACAGGAAGTTCGTGGTGAATTAA
- the ygiD gene encoding 4,5-DOPA-extradiol-dioxygenase, which yields MNLNDLSNISEGFKTTEKMPVLFLGHGSPMNAIEENQFVAGFREVSKKIPKPNAILCVSAHWFTEGTFVTAMEMPKTIHDFYGFPKELFEVQYPAPGNPALAKETAELFAPVLVEEDHSWGLDHGAWSVIRHLYPEADIPVIQLSIDYTKPPQYHFDLAKKLNKLREKGILILGSGNIVHNLRMIDWRHINTVGSGWDWAIEAREKTNNWLLEGNFQNLIDYQKQGTALQYAVPTPDHYLPLIYTLGLKEKSDELSLFNDELIGGSLSMTSVRIG from the coding sequence ATGAATTTAAACGATTTAAGCAATATTTCCGAAGGTTTCAAAACCACCGAAAAAATGCCTGTTCTCTTTCTGGGACACGGTTCACCGATGAATGCGATTGAGGAGAACCAGTTTGTGGCTGGATTTCGGGAAGTTTCTAAAAAAATTCCGAAACCTAATGCCATTCTCTGTGTTTCTGCGCACTGGTTTACAGAGGGAACTTTCGTTACTGCGATGGAAATGCCGAAAACCATTCACGATTTTTATGGTTTCCCTAAGGAACTGTTTGAAGTGCAGTATCCCGCTCCCGGAAATCCGGCTTTGGCAAAAGAAACTGCCGAACTTTTTGCGCCGGTTTTGGTGGAAGAAGACCACAGTTGGGGACTGGACCACGGTGCGTGGAGCGTCATCAGACATCTGTATCCTGAGGCCGATATTCCCGTAATTCAGTTGAGTATCGATTACACGAAACCGCCGCAATATCATTTCGATTTGGCTAAAAAACTCAACAAACTGCGTGAAAAAGGCATCCTTATCCTCGGCAGCGGAAACATCGTCCATAACTTGCGGATGATTGATTGGCGCCACATCAACACGGTCGGTTCCGGTTGGGACTGGGCAATTGAAGCCCGCGAGAAAACCAACAACTGGCTTCTGGAGGGCAATTTCCAGAATTTAATTGATTATCAAAAACAGGGAACTGCTTTGCAATACGCTGTTCCAACGCCGGACCACTATCTGCCGCTGATTTATACTTTAGGGTTAAAAGAAAAATCTGATGAACTGTCTTTATTTAATGATGAACTGATTGGCGGAAGTTTGAGTATGACGAGTGTGAGGATTGGGTGA
- a CDS encoding YceI family protein: MATKWNLDPTHSEIMFSVKHMMISKVKGQFNTFSAELESEDDTFKNAKVTATVETDSVDTNNTDRDAHLKSAEFFNAEQHPAITFSANSLNGDVTGEITINGVTKPIDLDVDFGGINKDPWGNTKAGFSFEGKIKRSDFGLNWNAALETGGVLVSDDVKVFGELQFVKA, translated from the coding sequence ATGGCAACGAAATGGAACCTGGACCCAACTCACAGTGAAATTATGTTCAGTGTAAAACACATGATGATTTCCAAGGTAAAAGGGCAGTTCAACACGTTCAGCGCAGAACTTGAAAGCGAAGATGATACCTTCAAAAACGCTAAAGTAACAGCGACCGTAGAAACCGATTCAGTGGATACCAACAACACTGACAGAGATGCGCACCTAAAAAGTGCTGAATTTTTCAATGCAGAACAGCATCCTGCTATTACCTTCTCCGCAAATTCGCTGAACGGAGATGTTACCGGCGAAATTACCATCAACGGTGTTACAAAACCGATTGATCTGGATGTTGATTTCGGTGGAATCAATAAAGATCCCTGGGGCAACACCAAGGCTGGTTTCTCATTCGAAGGAAAAATTAAAAGAAGTGATTTCGGACTGAACTGGAATGCAGCCCTGGAAACCGGCGGTGTTTTGGTGAGCGACGATGTTAAAGTATTTGGCGAACTGCAGTTTGTGAAAGCATAA
- a CDS encoding TIGR03915 family putative DNA repair protein, translating to MKILLYDGSFEGLLTSIFEVFEYKFENAEIVAEQNFSTENLFAEQHQVFKNAEKSARVLAKIEQISGKETISILLRIFLSEHPHKERLILKSIEDILQNPGVDVFQNLADRDMLEISKILKSMRREIHRMHAFVRFERLKDNLYFAKIEPDFDVLPLIGNHFEKRYADQKWMIFDLKRHYGIIYDLENVDFFYPESAQIQNLKNPEQFHHEEEKHFQKMWQNYFVKTGIPSRKNMKLHIQHVPKRYWKYLTEKQR from the coding sequence ATGAAAATTCTACTTTACGATGGTAGTTTTGAAGGCTTACTGACTTCGATTTTTGAAGTTTTTGAATATAAATTTGAAAACGCAGAAATTGTAGCAGAGCAAAATTTTTCTACTGAAAATCTCTTTGCAGAACAGCATCAGGTTTTTAAAAATGCTGAAAAAAGCGCGAGAGTTTTGGCAAAAATCGAACAAATATCCGGCAAAGAAACCATCAGCATTTTACTCAGAATTTTTCTGTCAGAACATCCTCATAAAGAAAGACTGATTTTGAAAAGTATTGAAGACATTTTACAAAATCCGGGGGTGGATGTTTTTCAAAATCTGGCGGATCGGGATATGCTGGAAATCTCAAAAATCCTCAAAAGTATGCGTCGCGAAATCCACCGGATGCATGCTTTTGTACGGTTTGAAAGGCTAAAAGATAATCTTTATTTTGCAAAAATAGAACCTGATTTCGATGTCCTGCCTTTAATCGGAAATCATTTTGAAAAACGTTATGCCGATCAAAAATGGATGATTTTCGATTTGAAGAGACATTACGGCATTATCTATGATTTGGAGAACGTGGATTTCTTCTATCCTGAATCTGCCCAAATTCAAAACTTAAAAAATCCCGAACAGTTTCATCACGAAGAAGAAAAGCACTTCCAAAAAATGTGGCAGAATTATTTTGTGAAAACCGGTATCCCGTCAAGAAAAAACATGAAACTTCATATTCAGCACGTTCCGAAGCGGTATTGGAAATATTTGACAGAAAAGCAGCGTTGA
- a CDS encoding putative DNA modification/repair radical SAM protein: protein MNFDRLNEKLEILADAAKYDVSCASSGGKRSNKGGLGNSHGSGICHSYTEDGRCISLLKILLTNHCIFDCAYCVSRKSNDVKRAAFTVDEVVELTMSFYRRNYIEGLFLSSGIFKDADTTMERLVRVAKKLRQEHKFFGYIHLKTIPGASDEILKEAGLYADRLSINLEIPTEKGLKLLAPEKSHADMVKPMTFIKNELTLYKEEKKIFRKVPKFAAAGQSTQMIVGATNETDLKIIKVADHFYKNYEMRRVYYSGYVPMLEDPRLPSVFSQVPMQRENRLYQADWLMRFYGFQADEIVDLQNPFLDLEIDPKLAWALRNREKFPVNINTASKEMLLRIPGVGVRSVNKILMARKFRKLEMEHLQKLGVAMNRAKYFVEFETQNVFSNMIDQKQLRQIIVNSIKSKWQNPFSQQLSLF, encoded by the coding sequence ATGAATTTCGACCGCCTTAACGAAAAACTGGAAATCCTTGCAGATGCTGCAAAGTATGATGTTTCCTGTGCATCCAGCGGAGGAAAAAGATCCAACAAAGGCGGGCTTGGAAACAGCCATGGTTCGGGAATTTGCCATAGCTACACCGAAGACGGACGATGTATTTCCCTGCTTAAAATTCTGTTGACAAACCACTGCATTTTCGATTGTGCGTATTGTGTTTCCCGGAAATCAAACGACGTTAAAAGAGCTGCTTTCACCGTGGATGAAGTGGTGGAACTTACCATGAGTTTTTACCGCAGAAATTATATTGAAGGCTTGTTCCTGAGTTCCGGAATTTTTAAAGATGCCGATACAACCATGGAACGGCTGGTTCGTGTGGCAAAAAAACTTCGGCAGGAGCACAAATTTTTCGGCTATATTCATCTGAAAACCATTCCCGGCGCAAGTGATGAAATTTTAAAAGAAGCTGGGCTTTACGCAGACCGACTTTCCATTAACCTTGAAATTCCCACAGAAAAAGGTTTAAAACTTCTCGCTCCCGAAAAAAGTCACGCAGATATGGTAAAACCGATGACTTTTATTAAAAATGAGCTCACACTTTACAAGGAAGAAAAGAAAATTTTCAGAAAAGTCCCAAAATTTGCGGCTGCAGGACAATCTACACAAATGATTGTGGGTGCAACCAATGAAACCGATTTAAAAATCATTAAAGTGGCCGATCATTTCTATAAAAATTACGAAATGCGCCGCGTTTATTATTCCGGTTACGTTCCGATGCTGGAAGATCCGAGATTGCCCTCGGTTTTTTCACAAGTTCCGATGCAGCGCGAAAACCGGTTGTATCAGGCAGATTGGCTGATGCGTTTTTATGGGTTTCAGGCGGATGAAATTGTGGATTTGCAAAATCCTTTTCTCGATCTGGAAATTGATCCAAAATTGGCCTGGGCTTTGCGTAACCGTGAAAAATTTCCCGTAAACATCAATACGGCAAGCAAAGAAATGCTGTTGCGAATTCCGGGAGTTGGTGTTCGCTCTGTCAATAAAATTCTGATGGCGCGGAAATTCCGAAAGCTAGAAATGGAACATTTACAGAAATTGGGAGTTGCCATGAATCGGGCAAAATATTTTGTTGAATTTGAAACGCAGAATGTTTTTTCGAATATGATTGACCAAAAGCAGCTGCGGCAGATTATTGTGAACAGCATAAAATCGAAATGGCAAAACCCGTTTTCCCAGCAACTTTCACTGTTTTAA
- a CDS encoding hydroxymethylglutaryl-CoA reductase, degradative, with the protein MNHQPVEGFSKLTKQGKIDWIVNEYLEGNEEYQQILKQYWNEDPDLQKLHEEFSENTISNFYMPYGIAPNFLIDGKLLALPMAVEESSVVAAASKSAKFWLDKGGFKTTIINTKKLGHTHFIFKVESHKLQHFFNFKLKQKLFEATEDITKNMRSRGGGILNIRLVDKTAEMDHYFQLKASFDTVDSMGANFINSCLEQFGKTLKEEVANADDFTQEEKDSLQVVMNILSNYTPDCIVRAEVSCKIDDLKDDSGISNEEFAWKFKQAVTIAEIEPFRATTHNKGIMNGVDAVVIATGNDFRATEACAHAYAARNGKYSSLTHCTTDNGVFRFWIDLPISVGVVGGLTNLHPLVKFSLALLGKPSAQELMSILAVSGLAQNFAALRSLVTTGIQKGHMKMHLFNILNQMGATEEEKQYFVNYFKDKTVSHHEVIAELERIRNK; encoded by the coding sequence ATGAACCATCAACCGGTTGAAGGTTTTTCTAAACTTACAAAGCAGGGAAAAATCGATTGGATTGTAAATGAATATCTTGAAGGAAACGAAGAATATCAGCAGATTTTGAAACAATACTGGAACGAAGATCCGGACCTGCAAAAACTTCACGAAGAATTCTCCGAAAATACCATTTCCAATTTTTATATGCCGTACGGAATTGCTCCCAACTTCCTGATTGACGGGAAACTGTTGGCTTTACCGATGGCGGTGGAAGAGAGTTCCGTAGTGGCAGCTGCCTCAAAATCTGCCAAATTCTGGTTGGATAAAGGCGGTTTCAAAACTACAATCATCAATACCAAAAAATTGGGTCACACGCATTTTATTTTCAAGGTTGAATCGCACAAACTGCAGCATTTTTTCAACTTTAAATTAAAGCAAAAACTCTTTGAAGCCACTGAAGACATCACCAAAAATATGCGCAGCCGCGGTGGCGGAATTTTAAATATCCGCTTAGTGGATAAAACAGCAGAAATGGATCATTATTTCCAACTGAAAGCCAGTTTCGATACGGTGGATTCTATGGGTGCGAATTTCATTAACTCGTGTCTGGAGCAGTTTGGTAAAACTTTGAAGGAAGAAGTTGCTAATGCCGATGATTTCACTCAGGAAGAAAAAGATTCTCTTCAGGTGGTGATGAATATTCTTTCCAATTACACGCCGGACTGTATCGTGCGCGCTGAAGTTTCCTGTAAAATTGATGATCTGAAAGATGACAGCGGGATTTCCAACGAAGAATTTGCCTGGAAATTCAAACAGGCGGTTACCATTGCCGAGATTGAACCGTTCCGTGCCACCACGCATAACAAAGGCATTATGAACGGTGTAGATGCAGTCGTAATTGCCACCGGAAACGATTTCCGTGCTACCGAAGCCTGTGCACACGCTTATGCTGCGAGAAACGGAAAATATTCTTCTTTAACGCATTGCACCACCGATAACGGTGTTTTCAGGTTTTGGATCGATTTGCCGATCTCTGTGGGGGTTGTGGGCGGTTTGACGAACCTGCATCCGTTGGTGAAATTTTCTTTAGCTTTGCTTGGTAAGCCTTCAGCACAGGAATTGATGAGTATCTTAGCAGTTTCGGGACTGGCGCAGAATTTTGCGGCACTACGTTCACTGGTTACCACCGGAATTCAGAAAGGGCATATGAAAATGCATTTGTTCAATATTCTGAACCAAATGGGTGCGACCGAAGAAGAGAAGCAGTATTTTGTGAATTATTTCAAAGATAAAACCGTAAGCCACCACGAGGTGATTGCGGAATTGGAGAGGATTAGAAATAAATAA
- a CDS encoding DUF423 domain-containing protein: protein MKTLTLVIGAVYGVLSVILGAFGAHAFKKILSPEKLESFETGVRYQMYAAFFLLFVGYILKFETKSENWISWLMILGALLFSFSIYLLAFQDYWGTNLKFLGPITPIGGMLMIVSWVMLIFYFVKAKL, encoded by the coding sequence ATGAAAACACTTACATTGGTCATCGGTGCTGTTTACGGCGTTCTGTCGGTAATTTTAGGCGCATTTGGAGCGCACGCATTCAAAAAAATTTTATCACCGGAAAAACTGGAAAGTTTTGAAACTGGAGTACGTTATCAGATGTACGCTGCATTTTTCCTGCTTTTTGTTGGCTATATTTTAAAATTTGAAACCAAATCTGAAAACTGGATTTCCTGGCTGATGATTTTAGGGGCGTTGCTGTTCTCGTTCAGTATTTACCTTTTGGCGTTTCAGGATTACTGGGGAACAAACCTGAAATTTCTCGGCCCCATCACTCCGATCGGCGGAATGTTGATGATCGTGTCATGGGTAATGCTGATTTTTTATTTTGTAAAAGCAAAGCTTTAA
- a CDS encoding zinc ribbon domain-containing protein: MFFIFGFNKKPVEKINRQIRRNGFDVNAVITVYKKYFELFFIPLIPLGKAYSIYIPHTDEYFEQGAFSKMPPELLEVCREAGRTV, from the coding sequence ATGTTTTTCATATTTGGATTTAATAAGAAGCCGGTTGAAAAAATAAACCGGCAGATTCGCAGAAACGGTTTTGATGTAAACGCCGTGATTACAGTTTATAAAAAATATTTTGAATTATTTTTTATTCCGCTGATACCACTTGGAAAAGCTTATTCCATCTACATTCCTCATACCGACGAATATTTTGAGCAGGGTGCTTTTTCCAAAATGCCTCCGGAACTGTTGGAAGTTTGCAGAGAAGCAGGAAGGACGGTTTAA
- a CDS encoding DMT family transporter, with the protein MNKARAALFLGILCISVFPVIVRMGLTSGLISAFYRMAIATALLFPVAAVLGKLKIESKKQFFGLLLCGVLFAADIAVWNVSIQGSSATQATLLTNLSPIWVGVLSFLFLNFRPKKSFWLGTAVALTGMVVFVGFDTVLNFNFDTAFFLGILSGIFYALYILVSKNVLQKMDVVTFMAFSMLFSSIFLFFVNLFFGESFWGFSTEAWVSLLVQGIVCQLIAWLLIIFATKRMRATRVSLSLLSQAVFAALLATVFLDEKLTLTHMIGGFLILSGIAVTFYEKKHKHPADF; encoded by the coding sequence ATGAACAAAGCAAGAGCCGCTCTTTTCCTGGGAATTTTATGTATTTCGGTTTTTCCTGTGATTGTCAGGATGGGCCTGACTTCCGGACTGATTTCCGCATTTTACAGGATGGCCATTGCAACAGCCTTATTATTTCCCGTTGCCGCCGTGTTGGGGAAACTGAAAATCGAAAGTAAAAAACAGTTTTTCGGACTGCTCCTTTGCGGCGTTCTTTTCGCTGCGGACATTGCAGTGTGGAATGTCTCTATACAAGGTTCTTCGGCAACACAGGCGACCTTGCTCACCAATCTTTCACCCATTTGGGTAGGCGTGCTTTCATTCCTCTTTCTTAATTTTCGTCCCAAAAAAAGTTTTTGGCTCGGAACAGCTGTTGCTTTAACGGGGATGGTGGTTTTTGTGGGCTTTGACACGGTGCTCAATTTCAATTTCGATACGGCTTTTTTTCTCGGTATTCTTTCCGGAATTTTTTATGCCCTCTACATCCTCGTCAGTAAAAATGTGCTTCAAAAAATGGATGTCGTCACATTTATGGCGTTCAGTATGCTCTTCAGCAGCATTTTCTTATTTTTTGTAAATCTCTTTTTTGGGGAATCGTTTTGGGGATTTTCAACGGAAGCTTGGGTTTCCCTTTTGGTTCAGGGAATTGTCTGTCAGCTCATTGCGTGGCTGCTCATCATTTTTGCGACCAAAAGAATGCGCGCGACGCGGGTTTCATTAAGCTTGCTGAGTCAGGCGGTTTTCGCAGCGCTTTTGGCCACTGTCTTTCTGGATGAAAAACTTACCCTCACTCATATGATAGGTGGTTTTCTCATTCTTTCCGGAATTGCAGTAACTTTTTATGAAAAAAAACATAAACATCCGGCTGATTTCTAA